Below is a genomic region from Polycladomyces zharkentensis.
ATCTGCCATTCAGACATTCATTTTGCTCGCGGTGAGTGGGGTTCGGTGAACTATCCCATCGTTCCCGGCCACGAGATCACCGGAATTGTCGCCGATGTGGGCTCCGAGGTCACAAAGTTCACCGTCGGCGACCGGGTCGGTGTCGGCTGTATGGTTGACTCCTGCCGCGAATGCGTGAACTGCCGCAAGGGCGAGGAGCAGTACTGTCTCAATGGACATACCCTTACCTACGGTGCCGTCGACAAATACGGCCAGCCCACCCAAGGCGGCTATTCCACCCACATCGTCGTGGACGAGGACTTCGTCCTCAGAATCCCTGAGGGGATCGAGCTCGACGTTGCCGCACCGTTACTGTGCGCCGGCATCACGACGTACTCGCCGCTGCGCCACTGGGGAGCCGGCCCCGGTAAGAAAGTGGCGATCATCGGCCTCGGCGGACTCGGTCACATGGCCGTTAAGCTGGCGCGCGCCATGGGCGCTGAGGTCACCGTCCTGTCACGCTCGCTGAAGAAGAAAGACGACGCTCTGCGGCTCGGGGCGCACCACTACTATGCCACGAGCGACCCGGAGACATTTGAGAAGCTTGCCGGTTCCTTCGACCTCATCATTAACACGGTGAGCGCGAAGATCGACGTTGATGCCTACCTCTCGTTGCTGGCTCTGGACGGCACCTTGGTCAACGTCGGTGCTCCTGCGGAGCCGTTGTCACTCAACGTATTCTCTCTCCTCGGCCAGCGCCGGTCGTACGCCGGTTCACTGATCGGTGGCATCCGCGAGACCCAGGAAATGCTGGACTTCTGCGCCAAACACCACATTGCCCCCGAGATCGAG
It encodes:
- a CDS encoding NAD(P)-dependent alcohol dehydrogenase is translated as MITANARAVFGPSDPFKAITIDRRDVGPRDVLIEIQYCGICHSDIHFARGEWGSVNYPIVPGHEITGIVADVGSEVTKFTVGDRVGVGCMVDSCRECVNCRKGEEQYCLNGHTLTYGAVDKYGQPTQGGYSTHIVVDEDFVLRIPEGIELDVAAPLLCAGITTYSPLRHWGAGPGKKVAIIGLGGLGHMAVKLARAMGAEVTVLSRSLKKKDDALRLGAHHYYATSDPETFEKLAGSFDLIINTVSAKIDVDAYLSLLALDGTLVNVGAPAEPLSLNVFSLLGQRRSYAGSLIGGIRETQEMLDFCAKHHIAPEIEVISADRIDEAYERVLASDVRYRFVIDISTMRTA